In a genomic window of Campylobacter concisus:
- a CDS encoding Na+/H+ antiporter NhaC family protein: MRQILLLLFFSVALFGVDPEVAKRNAEIYGVFTLIPPVVAIALAFITKDVILSLFIGVFSGTFLINIINENIFMGIVKGFTGIVSRVVESMADKTDSGILLQVLCIGGVVALITKMGGTKAVALWLSKKAKSGISAQISTWLMGIFVFFDDYANALIVGPIMRPISDKFKISREKLAFIIDATAAPIAGIAIISTWVGLEVSLIEKGYELVGETGINAYSIFIETIPYRFYNLFILFFIVCTALMQREYGPMLLAERRARRGELHSGKTQIQDLEDKTLEPKEGVKLSAANAVVPLLVLVIGAFTSFYFSGLAALEGDALKNALANPLAFSTFKDTFGAADSATSLFQAALLASIVAITMGVWRKIFDVKEAISTWVKGWKTMIITVVILLLAWSLSAVIKELGTSRYLVDLLSSSTPKFILPVAVFILGSFISFSTGTSYGTMGILMPLAIPLAYAVGKNYGLEGDAMHAYMIVNISGVLTGAIFGDHCSPISDTTILSSMGAGCNHIDHVSTQMVYALSVCAVCVLVGYLPVALGLSVWIALPCGFLAIWALVRFVGKKVEA; this comes from the coding sequence GTGAGACAAATTTTATTATTACTTTTTTTTAGCGTTGCGCTTTTTGGTGTCGATCCAGAAGTGGCAAAGAGAAACGCTGAAATTTACGGCGTATTCACGCTTATACCGCCTGTTGTGGCAATAGCACTTGCTTTTATCACAAAAGACGTCATTTTGTCGCTATTTATAGGTGTTTTTAGTGGAACGTTTCTCATAAATATCATCAATGAAAACATCTTTATGGGTATCGTAAAAGGCTTTACAGGTATCGTTTCAAGAGTCGTTGAATCAATGGCTGATAAGACTGATTCAGGAATTTTACTTCAAGTGCTTTGTATCGGTGGTGTGGTCGCACTCATTACAAAGATGGGTGGCACAAAGGCGGTTGCTCTTTGGCTTAGTAAAAAGGCAAAAAGCGGCATTTCAGCTCAAATTTCAACATGGCTCATGGGAATTTTTGTATTTTTCGATGACTACGCAAATGCCCTAATCGTTGGCCCTATTATGAGACCAATAAGCGATAAATTTAAAATAAGCCGTGAAAAACTAGCCTTCATCATAGATGCTACTGCGGCACCGATCGCTGGTATTGCTATCATCTCGACATGGGTTGGCCTTGAGGTTTCACTCATCGAAAAGGGCTATGAGCTAGTTGGAGAGACTGGGATTAACGCTTATTCTATATTTATCGAGACAATTCCATATAGATTTTATAACCTCTTCATCTTATTTTTTATAGTTTGCACAGCCTTGATGCAGCGTGAATACGGACCAATGCTATTAGCTGAAAGACGCGCTAGAAGAGGGGAGCTTCACTCAGGAAAAACTCAAATCCAAGATCTTGAAGATAAAACACTTGAGCCAAAAGAGGGCGTAAAATTAAGCGCTGCAAATGCTGTTGTGCCACTTCTTGTGTTGGTCATTGGTGCATTTACTAGTTTTTATTTTAGTGGCCTTGCTGCACTTGAGGGCGATGCTCTTAAAAATGCACTTGCTAATCCGCTTGCTTTTTCTACATTTAAAGATACTTTTGGCGCAGCTGACTCGGCTACATCGCTATTTCAAGCAGCGTTACTTGCTAGTATTGTAGCTATCACAATGGGCGTTTGGCGTAAAATTTTTGACGTAAAAGAGGCTATCAGCACATGGGTAAAAGGCTGGAAGACCATGATAATCACAGTTGTGATTTTGCTTCTTGCGTGGAGTCTTAGTGCTGTTATAAAAGAGCTTGGCACATCAAGGTATTTGGTTGATCTACTAAGCTCATCAACACCTAAATTTATCCTGCCAGTTGCTGTTTTTATCCTTGGCTCGTTTATTAGCTTCTCGACTGGAACAAGCTACGGCACAATGGGAATTTTAATGCCTCTAGCTATCCCACTAGCTTATGCAGTCGGCAAAAACTACGGCCTAGAGGGCGATGCGATGCATGCATATATGATCGTAAATATTTCAGGCGTACTTACAGGTGCGATCTTTGGCGATCACTGTTCACCGATCTCGGATACTACGATACTTTCATCAATGGGTGCAGGATGTAATCATATCGATCACGTATCGACTCAAATGGTCTACGCGCTTAGCGTTTGTGCGGTTTGTGTGCTAGTTGGTTACTTGCCAGTTGCACTTGGTCTTAGCGTTTGGATCGCGCTTCCTTGCGGATTTTTAGCGATTTGGGCGCTAGTTAGATTTGTTGGAAAGAAAGTAGAAGCATAA
- a CDS encoding SDR family NAD(P)-dependent oxidoreductase: MKKTAFVTGATSGFGEAIARRLSKEGYKIVALARREDRLKKLASELGDTHIIIADIRDKEAVFKAVESLPDKFKDIEVLVNNAGMALGLEKTIDAKVEDFEAMIDTNVKGLIYSTKAVLPLLYKQGKGYIFNLGSTAGSWPYPGSNVYGATKAFVKQFSLNLRNDLVGTNIRVTNIEPGLCKTEFSEVRFRGDKAKADSLYENTNFITSEDIATILVNCLNMPGSVNINRVEVMANTQTWAGLAIEKF, from the coding sequence ATGAAAAAGACAGCTTTTGTAACCGGTGCAACATCTGGATTTGGCGAGGCGATCGCCAGAAGACTCTCAAAAGAAGGCTACAAGATAGTCGCTCTTGCAAGGCGAGAAGATAGGCTAAAGAAGCTTGCAAGCGAGCTTGGTGATACGCATATCATTATAGCTGACATACGCGACAAAGAGGCTGTTTTTAAGGCGGTAGAGAGCCTGCCTGATAAATTTAAGGATATCGAAGTGCTTGTAAACAACGCTGGTATGGCACTTGGACTTGAAAAGACGATAGATGCGAAGGTAGAGGACTTTGAGGCGATGATAGACACCAACGTCAAGGGTCTTATCTACTCGACAAAGGCTGTTTTGCCGCTACTTTATAAACAAGGAAAGGGCTATATATTTAACCTAGGCTCGACAGCTGGCTCATGGCCATATCCAGGAAGTAACGTTTACGGTGCTACAAAGGCTTTTGTAAAGCAGTTTAGTTTAAATTTAAGAAACGATCTGGTCGGCACAAATATCAGGGTAACAAACATTGAGCCAGGGCTTTGCAAGACTGAATTCAGCGAGGTTAGGTTTAGAGGAGATAAGGCAAAAGCGGATAGTCTTTATGAAAATACAAATTTCATCACATCTGAGGATATCGCGACTATTTTGGTAAATTGTCTAAATATGCCCGGAAGTGTCAATATAAATAGAGTCGAAGTCATGGCAAATACGCAGACTTGGGCTGGACTTGCGATAGAAAAATTTTAA
- a CDS encoding ankyrin repeat domain-containing protein: protein MKKVVFFLFFSVCSFINLHALECSDLAKKESFKTTPNDLAYTNEGLFYCDGSLLNLKEVKELFDASVAVRSESQSCVGDRVYKENLNKLRWLLLKASFAPELYQKELAKPEIAEGEKDARMEYLRYWANESLFNFLKYKKFTEAYKNAQTPLVKFYESLGLDTPSAAYYATSVVNEFLTFGVGKSVNKAKILTPEQNIMAQRINSDELANLLYSKNFSTAELTNLLNIALLNEKSSDMVKEIIRRGADVNLGDETPLFFALKNIENVKILLANKADVNHKNFFGKSVLFYAVQFSDKPLCELLLKNGANANESYIDENAKMNMINLGMTQVEDTCGLEHTNRSVFMHAGAHATPEILKLLMDNGADINATDDAGFNALDYALKEQNEKTIKFLENLGLKPNFN from the coding sequence ATGAAAAAAGTAGTTTTTTTTCTCTTTTTTAGCGTTTGTTCTTTTATAAATTTACACGCTTTAGAGTGCAGTGATCTTGCCAAAAAAGAGAGCTTTAAAACTACTCCAAATGATCTTGCTTATACGAATGAAGGGCTATTTTACTGTGATGGTTCGCTTTTAAATTTAAAAGAGGTAAAAGAGCTTTTTGATGCGAGTGTGGCTGTGAGAAGTGAGTCTCAAAGTTGCGTTGGTGATAGAGTTTATAAAGAAAATTTAAACAAGCTTAGATGGCTTTTGCTAAAAGCATCATTCGCACCTGAGCTTTATCAAAAAGAGCTTGCAAAGCCAGAGATTGCAGAGGGTGAAAAAGACGCTAGAATGGAGTATCTTAGATACTGGGCAAACGAGAGCTTATTTAATTTTTTAAAATATAAAAAATTTACAGAAGCTTACAAAAACGCTCAAACTCCGCTTGTGAAATTTTATGAAAGCCTTGGACTTGATACGCCAAGTGCCGCTTACTACGCAACTAGCGTGGTAAATGAGTTTTTGACTTTTGGTGTCGGTAAAAGTGTAAATAAAGCTAAAATTTTAACACCTGAGCAAAATATAATGGCTCAAAGGATAAATTCCGATGAGCTGGCAAATTTACTTTACTCAAAAAATTTCAGTACCGCTGAGCTTACAAATTTGCTTAATATCGCTCTTTTAAACGAAAAAAGTAGCGATATGGTAAAAGAGATCATAAGGCGCGGGGCCGATGTGAATTTGGGCGATGAGACGCCGCTATTTTTTGCTTTAAAAAATATAGAAAACGTAAAAATTTTACTTGCAAATAAAGCCGATGTAAATCACAAAAATTTCTTTGGAAAAAGCGTACTTTTCTATGCTGTGCAGTTTAGCGATAAGCCACTTTGTGAGCTTTTGCTAAAAAATGGTGCCAATGCAAACGAGAGCTACATAGACGAAAATGCCAAGATGAATATGATAAATTTGGGTATGACGCAAGTTGAAGATACATGCGGTCTAGAACACACAAATAGAAGTGTTTTTATGCATGCAGGAGCTCACGCAACGCCAGAAATTTTAAAGCTTTTGATGGATAACGGTGCTGATATTAATGCCACTGATGATGCGGGATTTAACGCACTTGACTATGCCTTGAAAGAACAAAACGAAAAGACGATCAAATTTTTAGAAAATTTGGGCTTAAAACCAAATTTCAATTAG
- the trmA gene encoding tRNA (uridine(54)-C5)-methyltransferase TrmA, which translates to MDCNYLKECGSCTLFTSYDEQILFKTDLVKQNFSEFYDGEFDVFSSTPKHYRTRAEFGIWHEGSKLSYTMHASEKGKKVFIDDCPKVCEQISDLMPSLLYGLQENEILRAKLFGVEFISCKSGILVTLLYHKRLDGEFEAAMKILASKLDVTILARSRGQKLLSGELNLIDELDVGGQIYKFSLSENAFIQPNRAVNEKMIAWAKEFVEAGADLLELYCGHGNFTIPLSFKFKNVLATEISKSSIANALKNCELNKAKNIKFLRMDADELMSAFAGVREFNRLKEINLSDFSFSHVLVDPPRAGLSESVVNFIKNFKNIIYISCNPETLKENLNELCKSHEVIKFAIFDQFANTHHIECGVLLRAKE; encoded by the coding sequence TTGGATTGCAATTATTTAAAAGAGTGTGGCTCTTGCACTCTTTTTACTTCTTATGATGAGCAAATTTTATTTAAAACTGACCTTGTAAAACAAAATTTTTCAGAGTTTTATGATGGCGAGTTTGATGTTTTTAGCTCAACACCAAAACACTACCGCACAAGAGCTGAGTTTGGTATCTGGCATGAAGGCAGCAAGCTTAGCTACACGATGCATGCAAGCGAAAAGGGCAAAAAGGTCTTTATAGATGATTGTCCAAAGGTCTGCGAGCAAATTTCAGATCTCATGCCAAGCTTGCTTTATGGCTTACAAGAGAACGAAATACTGCGCGCAAAGCTTTTTGGAGTGGAATTTATCTCTTGTAAAAGTGGTATTTTGGTCACACTTCTTTATCATAAAAGGCTTGATGGCGAGTTTGAGGCGGCTATGAAAATTCTAGCCAGTAAGCTTGACGTTACCATACTTGCCAGATCTCGCGGGCAAAAGCTATTAAGTGGTGAGCTAAATCTGATCGATGAGCTAGATGTTGGAGGTCAAATTTATAAATTTAGCCTAAGTGAGAATGCCTTTATCCAGCCAAATAGAGCCGTAAATGAAAAGATGATAGCTTGGGCAAAAGAGTTCGTAGAGGCTGGCGCTGACCTCCTTGAGCTCTACTGCGGACATGGAAATTTTACTATTCCGCTTTCGTTTAAATTTAAAAACGTTCTTGCCACTGAAATTTCAAAGAGCTCGATCGCAAATGCCCTTAAAAACTGCGAGCTAAACAAAGCTAAAAATATCAAATTTCTACGTATGGACGCTGATGAGCTTATGAGTGCATTTGCTGGCGTTAGGGAATTTAACAGGCTAAAAGAGATAAATTTAAGCGACTTTAGCTTCTCGCATGTCCTTGTCGATCCACCCCGTGCAGGACTAAGCGAAAGTGTCGTAAATTTCATCAAAAATTTCAAAAATATCATTTACATCTCGTGCAATCCAGAGACTCTAAAAGAAAATTTAAATGAGCTTTGTAAAAGCCATGAAGTGATAAAATTTGCCATTTTTGATCAGTTTGCAAATACTCACCATATCGAGTGTGGCGTGCTACTAAGGGCAAAAGAATAA
- the ilvA gene encoding threonine ammonia-lyase, with amino-acid sequence MVSLNKIIQAKITIGHFVNKTPFALSAKLSKNLGASIYLKEENLQRTGAYKIRGAYNKIASLSDEERKRGVVAASAGNHAQGVAISAKEFGVHACIIMPESTPLLKVAGTKDLGAEVILKGDNFDEAYAFAVNYAKEKGMTFVHPFNDEYVMAGQGTVGLEMLDEISDLDIVIVPVGGGGLASGVASCIKQVNPKTKVICVGAKGAPAMFNSYGAKKSINSKSVRTIADGIAVRDASEITLANIIECVDEFVQVDDEEIATAILFLLETQKIVVEGAGAAGVAALMHDKIKFKKGAKIGVVLSGGNIDVQVLSIIIEKGLIKSHRKMTLQITLVDKPGALMSLTDSLKSANANIVKIDYDRFSTRLDYGDASITITLETKGLEHQEKIKEVLTKNGFSFTQLF; translated from the coding sequence ATGGTTTCACTAAATAAAATCATCCAAGCAAAGATCACGATCGGTCATTTTGTAAATAAAACTCCATTTGCTTTGAGTGCGAAACTTAGTAAAAATTTGGGAGCAAGTATCTATCTAAAAGAGGAAAATTTACAGCGAACTGGCGCATATAAGATAAGAGGCGCATACAATAAAATAGCTAGCCTAAGTGATGAGGAGAGAAAGCGTGGAGTCGTAGCTGCAAGTGCTGGCAATCACGCTCAAGGTGTAGCGATAAGTGCGAAAGAATTTGGCGTACACGCTTGTATCATCATGCCAGAATCAACCCCGCTTCTAAAGGTTGCTGGTACGAAAGACCTTGGTGCAGAGGTTATTTTAAAAGGTGATAATTTTGACGAGGCGTACGCTTTTGCGGTTAATTACGCCAAAGAAAAAGGTATGACCTTTGTTCATCCATTTAACGACGAGTACGTCATGGCAGGGCAGGGCACTGTGGGGCTTGAGATGCTTGATGAGATAAGCGACCTTGATATAGTCATTGTCCCAGTTGGCGGTGGCGGATTAGCTAGCGGTGTGGCTAGTTGTATAAAACAAGTTAATCCAAAGACAAAAGTAATCTGTGTCGGTGCAAAAGGCGCTCCAGCTATGTTTAATAGCTATGGCGCTAAAAAGAGCATAAACTCAAAATCAGTTCGCACCATAGCTGATGGTATAGCTGTGCGTGATGCGAGTGAGATTACGCTAGCAAATATTATTGAGTGCGTTGATGAGTTTGTGCAGGTTGATGACGAGGAGATCGCAACTGCGATTTTGTTTTTGCTAGAGACTCAAAAGATCGTTGTAGAGGGGGCTGGTGCAGCTGGCGTGGCAGCACTTATGCATGATAAGATCAAATTTAAAAAAGGTGCGAAGATAGGCGTGGTGCTAAGTGGTGGAAATATCGACGTACAAGTACTTTCTATCATCATCGAAAAAGGTCTTATCAAGTCTCACCGCAAGATGACACTACAAATAACGCTTGTGGATAAGCCAGGAGCACTCATGAGCCTAACAGATAGTCTCAAATCAGCAAATGCAAACATCGTCAAAATCGACTACGATCGCTTCTCAACAAGGCTTGATTATGGTGATGCAAGTATTACGATTACACTTGAGACAAAGGGTCTTGAGCATCAAGAAAAGATCAAAGAAGTTCTTACAAAAAATGGTTTTTCTTTCACTCAACTATTTTAA